One segment of Polyodon spathula isolate WHYD16114869_AA chromosome 20, ASM1765450v1, whole genome shotgun sequence DNA contains the following:
- the LOC121295428 gene encoding SAM and SH3 domain-containing protein 3-like — protein MLRRKPSNASEKEQVQKKKLSLQRSSSFKDFMKPKPSSPVVSEKEFTLDESAFEGDGHQPGSDEGGKSGGKLGKKWRAVISRTMNRKMGKMVQKALAEEGTGSGEEASMSPMAYDDMPDGRTGERTSQWSFDSEDQVHSPLGRQLSGCGDRQSLDSGYSNRDSMRLEDAIHPYTGPFCGRARVHTDFTPSPYDLDSLKLRKGDIIQIIEKPPVGTWTGLLNSKLGSFKFIYVDILPEETSLPRRKRCHSKNRRPKPKTLEEVLQRNNLEGLNSILSMHGFKSLDDFKQLSDSHLNELSITDAEQRSKILTAVEQLLDYDTGSDTEGDEEIGSHNSDLKTDSGCFESSDNLENGREESEAALRPIEEQLQGLSIEESS, from the exons ATGTTACGGCGAAAACCTTCAAATGCTTCGGAAAAGGAGCAGGTGCAGAAGAAGAAG CTGTCCCTGCAGAGGTCCAGCAGCTTCAAGGACTTCATGAAGCCCAAGCCCTCCTCTCCGGTGGTGAGCGAGAAAGAGTTCACCTTGGATGAGAGC GCATTTGAGGGGGACGGGCACCAGCCAGGGTCGGACGAGGGGGGGAAGAGCGGCGGCAAGCTGGGGAAGAAGTGGCGAGCAGTCATCTCCCGAACCATGAACCGCAAGATGGGCAAGATGGTCCAGAAAGCACTCGCTGAGGAAGGG ACGGGGAGCGGGGAGGAGGCCTCCATGTCTCCCATGGCCTACGACGACATGCCTGATGGACGGACGGGTGAGAGGACCTCTCAGTGGTCCTTCGACTCCGAGGACCAAGTCCACAGCCCCCTGGGCCGGCAGCTCTCTGGCT GCGGAGACAGGCAGAGTTTGGACAGCGGCTACAGTAACAGAGATAGCATGAGGCTGGAGGACGCCATCCATCCCTACACAGGGCCCTTCTGTGGCCGAGCGCGTGTCCATACAGACTTCACTCCCAGTCCCTATGACTTGGACTCTCTCAAACTCAGG AAAGGAGACATCATCCAGATCATCGAGAAGCCTCCAGTGGGCACCTGGACCGGCTTGCTGAACAGCAAGTTGGGCTCCTTCAAGTTCATCTATGTGGACATCCTGCCCGAGGAGACGAGCCTGCCCAGGAGGAAGCGCTGCCACAGCAAGAACAGGAGGCCCAAACCCAAGACCCTGGAGGAGGTTCTGCAGAGGAACAATCTGGAG GGACTGAACTCCATCCTCTCCATGCACGGCTTCAAGAGCCTGGATGATTTCAAACAGCTGAGCGACTCACACCTCAATGAGTTAAGCATCACAGACGCAGAGCAGCGCTCTAAAATCCTCACCGCAGTGGAGCAGCTCCTGGACTACGACA CTGGGAGCGACACTGAAGGCGACGAGGAGATCGGCTCCCACAATTCGGACTTGAAAACAGACTCTGGCTGCTTCGAGAGCTCGGATAACCTGGAGAACGGGCGTGAGGAATCCGAGGCGGCGCTAAGGCCCATCGAGGAGCAGCTGCAGGGGCTGTCCATTGAGGAGAGCTCCTGA